In Pectobacterium aroidearum, the following are encoded in one genomic region:
- a CDS encoding DUF3742 family protein — MNSTSHNSIAERFGRWLGRGWRGYVRCEQQISSWFVDQGMPVKVAFALLWIAKLALLGLLLYVAFWLALLLIGLLLVAQSRGNREHDDLQPSIELRHGEAGFGLYSSDGHRIDPHDPNDPYDD, encoded by the coding sequence ATGAATAGCACGAGCCATAACAGTATTGCAGAACGCTTTGGCCGTTGGCTCGGCAGAGGCTGGCGTGGCTATGTGCGTTGTGAGCAACAGATATCGAGCTGGTTTGTCGATCAGGGGATGCCCGTTAAGGTAGCGTTTGCCCTGTTGTGGATTGCCAAACTGGCTCTTCTGGGACTATTGCTTTATGTGGCGTTCTGGTTGGCCCTTTTGCTGATAGGTCTCTTGCTTGTTGCACAGAGCCGTGGCAACAGAGAGCATGACGATTTGCAGCCAAGCATTGAGTTACGTCATGGTGAGGCTGGATTTGGGTTGTACTCATCGGATGGTCATCGAATTGATCCCCATGACCCCAATGATCCGTACGATGATTGA